In Streptacidiphilus sp. P02-A3a, the DNA window CCGAGGCCGAGGTGGTGGTGGTGCCGGTGCTGGACAGCGGCGAGACCGGCCGGGCCGAGGCCACCGTGCTGCACCACACCGCCGGTGCCAAGATCGAGCGGATCGTGTTCGCGCTGAACGAGCGGCAGGACCGCGCCCGGCGCGAGGCGGCCTGGGACGCGGCCGGGGCGCGGGTGGCCGAACTGCTGCGCGCGCACCGGATGGTGGCCTTCGCCACCATCGGCGACCCGAACGTCTACTCGACCTTCACCTACCTGGCGCAGACGCTGACCGCGCTGGTCCCCGGCCTGGTGGTGGAGACCGTCCCCGGCATCACCGCGATGCAGGACCTGGCCGCGCGCAGCGGCACGGTGCTCGCCGAGGGCACCGAACCGCTCACCCTGGTCCCGGTCACCGCGGGCGCGGCCGTGCTCCGGCAGGCCCTGGACGGCCCCGGCACCGTCGTCGCCTACAAGTTCGGTCGCCACGCGGCCGAGGTCGCGCGGGCCCTGGCCGACGCCGGTCGGGACGGCAACGCCGTCTGGGGGGCCTCGCTGGGCCTGCCGGACGAGCGGATCCGCGCCGCCGGGGAACCGCTCGACGGTCCGCTCCCCTACCTGTCCACCCTGATCGCCCCGGCGGTCCGCACCACCCGTGGAGGCAAGCTGTGAGCACGCCCAGCCAGAGTGGAACGACCGGGAAGGTCACCTTCGTCGGCGCCGGGCCCGGCGCCGCCGACCTGCTGACCTTCCGTGCGGCCCGCGCCATCGCCGAGGCCGACACCGTGATCTGGGCCGCCAGCCTGGTGCAGGCCGAGGTGCTGGAGCACGCCCGGGCCGACGCCGAGGTGCTGGACTCCTCGCTGGTCCCGATGGAGGACGTGCTCGCGGTGTACCGGCGCGCCGCCGCCGAGGGCCGCCGGGTGGCCCGGATCCACTCCGGCGACCCCTCCCTGTGGGGCGCGGTCCAGGAGCAGTTGGACCGCTGCCGGGAGCTGGGCCTGGACACCGAGATCGTGCCCGGTGTCTCCTCCTTCTCGGCGGTCGCCGCGATCGCCCAGCGCGAGCTGACCATCCCCGAGGTCGCCCAGAGCGTGATCCTCACCCGGCTCGGCGGCGGCAAGACGCCGATGCCGCCCGGCGAGGAGGTCCGCGACTTCGCCCGGCACGGCACCACCATGGCGGTGTTCCTGTCGGCGGCGCGGGCGAAGCAGCTGGTGGAGGAGCTGACCGAGGGCGGCTATCCGGCGGACACCCCGGTGGTGATCGCCTATCAGGCGACCTGGCCGGACGAGCTGGTGCTGCGCGGCACCCTGGCGACGCTGGAGGCGCAGGTCAAGGAGCACCGGCTGTGGAAGCACACGCTGTTCCTGGTCGGCCCGGCGCTGGACGCCACCGGGACCCGCTCGCACCTGTACCACCCCGGTCACTTCCACGGCTTCCGCCGTGCCGATCCCGACGCCCGCCGCGCCCTGCGTGCCGCCGCCAAGCCGTGACCCGGCCCGCTGCTGTGGGCGACACCGCTGTGGACGACGCCGCTCCGGTCGACGCCGCTCCGGTCAGCGCCGGTGACGTCCGCGCGCCGCGGATCGCCGTGCTCGGCGCGGCGCTGGCCGCGGACCACCGCGAGCTGATCGCCGGGGCCGCGCTGGTGCTCGGCGCCCGCCGCCACCTCGACGCGGCAGGCGTGCGCCCCGAGCGCGCGCTGGCGTTGGGCCCGCTCGCGCCCGCGCTGGACGCCCTGGACGCGCTGCTGGCGGCCGAGCCGCAGGCCCGGGCGGTGGTGCTGGCCTCCGGCGACCCGGGGTTCTTCGGCATCGTCCGCGCCCTCGCGGAGCGCTTCGGCCCGGACGCGCTGGACGTCCGCCCGGGCACCAGCAGCATCGCCGAGGCCTTCGCCCGGCTCGGCCTGCCCTGGGACGACGCGGTCGTGGTCAGCGCCCACGGCCGGGACCCGCGACCGGCGTTCAACGTCTGCCGGGCCCGGCGGAAGACCGCGGTGCTGACCGCGCCGGGCGCCGGACCGGCCGAGTTGGGCGCGGCGCTGCTGGCCACCCCGGGCATCGAGCGGCGGCTGGTGGTCGCCCGCGACCTGGGTTCGGCGCGGGAGCGGATCGAGCGGGTCACCCCGGCGCAGGCGGCGGCCCGGGACTGGCCGGGCGTGCACGTGCTGCTCTGCCTGGCCGTCGACGGCCCGGCCGTCGGCCCGGTCCGGTCCGTGGCCGGTGACCTGGGCGGGCCGCCCGGCGGTTGGGCGCTGGCCGAGGAGCGGTTCGAGCACCGGGACGCGATGGTCACCAAGGCCGAGGTCAGGGCGCTGGCGCTGGCCAGGCTCGGGCCCCGGCTCGGCGAGCTGGTCTGGGACGTGGGCGCGGGCAGCGGCTCGGTCGCCGTCGAGTGCGCCCGGCTGGGCGCGGCGGTGGTGGCCGTGGAGCGCGCCGAGGACGGCGTGCGCCGGGTGCGCGCCAACGCGCGGGCGCACGATGTGGACGTGAGCGTGGTGCACGGAAGCGCACCAACGGCGCTCGCCGGACTGCCCGCGCCGGACGCGGTGTTCATCGGCGGCGGCGGCGCCGACCTGCCGGACATCGTCGCCGCCTGCGCCGAGCGCGCCCGGCGCACGGTGGTGGTCACCCTGGCGGCGGTGGACCGGGTCCCCGGCGTCCGCGCGGCGCTGCTGGCGTCCGGATTCACCGCCGAGGGGGTGCAGCTCCAGGCCTCCCGGCTGGCCCCGCTGCCGGGCGGGGTCACCCGGCTCGCCGCCACCAACCCGGTCTTCGTGCTCTGGGGCTCCCGCCCCCCGCCCGACCCGCGGCCCAGGGCACCGCACGCGCACCACACCAGAGTTGTCGAACCGTCAGGAGACACGTTGTGATTGGCCTGATCGCGGCCACCGCCGCCGGCCGCCGCGCCGCCGACCGGCTGGCCGCGTCGCTCGGCGACTGCCGGGTGTACCAGGAGGCGTCGGTCGCCGAGTCGGTACGCCTGGCCTGGTCCCAGTGCGAGCAGTTGGTCTGCTTCCTGGCGACCGGCGCGACCGTGCGGTTGATCGCGCCGCTGCTCGCGGACAAGCACCGCGACCCGGGTGTGGTCTGCGTGGACGAGGCCGGACGCTTCGCGGTCGCCCTGGTCGGCGGGCACGACGGCGGCGCGAACCAGCTGGCCGGGCGGGTCGCCGAGGCGCTGGAGGCGCAGGCCGTGGTGACCACGGCCACCGACGCGATGGGCGTCCCCGGGCTGGACACCCTCGGCTGGCCGGTCACCGGCGAGGTCGCGGCGGTGAGCCGGGCCCTGCTGGACGGCGCGCCGGTGGCCCTGGCCGCCGACCGCCCGTACCCGCTCCCGGCGCTGCCCGCCAACGTCCAGCCGGACCCGGCGGACCCGGCGGCGGTGATCCACGTCAGCGACCGGACGACGCCGTGGTCGGCGCAGGACCCGGCGCTGCCCCGGGTGGTGCTGCGCCCGCGCAGCCTGGTGGTCGGCGTCGGCGCCAGCCGGGGCGTCACCGCCGAGGAGGTGCTCGGCCTGGTCCGCGACGCGCTCGCGGACGCCGGACTCAGCCCGGCCTCACTGCACAGCCTGGCCAGCGTCGACGCCAAGGCCGGGGAGCAGGGCCTGGTCGAGGCCGCCCGCGCGCTCGGCGTGGAGCTGCTGACCTTCGGCGCGGAGGCCCTGGCC includes these proteins:
- the cobI gene encoding precorrin-2 C(20)-methyltransferase; protein product: MPTGPRLVGLGMGPGDPELVTVKAVRLLAEAEVVVVPVLDSGETGRAEATVLHHTAGAKIERIVFALNERQDRARREAAWDAAGARVAELLRAHRMVAFATIGDPNVYSTFTYLAQTLTALVPGLVVETVPGITAMQDLAARSGTVLAEGTEPLTLVPVTAGAAVLRQALDGPGTVVAYKFGRHAAEVARALADAGRDGNAVWGASLGLPDERIRAAGEPLDGPLPYLSTLIAPAVRTTRGGKL
- the cobM gene encoding precorrin-4 C(11)-methyltransferase, giving the protein MSTPSQSGTTGKVTFVGAGPGAADLLTFRAARAIAEADTVIWAASLVQAEVLEHARADAEVLDSSLVPMEDVLAVYRRAAAEGRRVARIHSGDPSLWGAVQEQLDRCRELGLDTEIVPGVSSFSAVAAIAQRELTIPEVAQSVILTRLGGGKTPMPPGEEVRDFARHGTTMAVFLSAARAKQLVEELTEGGYPADTPVVIAYQATWPDELVLRGTLATLEAQVKEHRLWKHTLFLVGPALDATGTRSHLYHPGHFHGFRRADPDARRALRAAAKP
- the cbiE gene encoding precorrin-6y C5,15-methyltransferase (decarboxylating) subunit CbiE, with translation MAVLGAALAADHRELIAGAALVLGARRHLDAAGVRPERALALGPLAPALDALDALLAAEPQARAVVLASGDPGFFGIVRALAERFGPDALDVRPGTSSIAEAFARLGLPWDDAVVVSAHGRDPRPAFNVCRARRKTAVLTAPGAGPAELGAALLATPGIERRLVVARDLGSARERIERVTPAQAAARDWPGVHVLLCLAVDGPAVGPVRSVAGDLGGPPGGWALAEERFEHRDAMVTKAEVRALALARLGPRLGELVWDVGAGSGSVAVECARLGAAVVAVERAEDGVRRVRANARAHDVDVSVVHGSAPTALAGLPAPDAVFIGGGGADLPDIVAACAERARRTVVVTLAAVDRVPGVRAALLASGFTAEGVQLQASRLAPLPGGVTRLAATNPVFVLWGSRPPPDPRPRAPHAHHTRVVEPSGDTL